The Aedes albopictus strain Foshan chromosome 2, AalbF5, whole genome shotgun sequence region TTTGTCTTACTTATTTTAGTCGAATAGTGTGATGCGCAACTACATGAACCACAGCCCACGCTATCACTCATTCTGTTTGACCTTCTCGTACAACCAGTCCGAATAGTGCGCCACATTGGTGAACACATCCGGGTATTCATCGCGCTTGCAGTTGCTATGACCGAACGATGATATAGCCGCCAGGAAGTACCGTCCCTCGAACGGTCCGTTCTTCACGTACTGGAACGGTGCCGAACCCAGGTAGTGCGAACAACTTGAACTATCGTCATCGTGCGAGTAGGTGCTGCAAACTTGCCCTCCGCTTGAATCCAGCACAAGCTTTTCGCCGGCGTATTTGCTCCGACAGTCTGCAAAGCTGGCCAACTGGACCACGTTTCGGATCATCGGTTTCTCCGGGCGGTTGCTACGCTTCCAACCGATGATGGTGAACTTTTTGTCTCTGGGAAGGTCGGTTGCATCTCTCGGGGCAAGGCAGATTGGCGTTGTGGTAGTTGGTTTATCTAGCTTGATCAGCGCAATACTGTTCGCAAACTTGGGAGTATCGTAGTCCGGATGTATAGATATGCCACGAACGGGGATTCTCGTCGCTGTAGTTGAAATGGTTTTGCCATCGATTTTGAAAATGTCCGTCACTGTATCCAAACGGTAATCGTTGAGTCGTACCGATCGGCTGAAATTCAGAATTCGACTTATACGCTGGAAAATGAAAACAAGATAGAATAAAACTTACATGACGGAAAGTCGCTTTTTCTGAACGCAATGGGCGGCAGTAACGAGGAAACTGGGATGAATCAAAACTCCGTGGCAAACATCCTCCAGGACACGGGTGTTCATGTTGATGTATTCGACTACGGCCAGCCAAGGGTACTGATTTAGGTATCCTTTCACTTCTTCCGGTGTGCCCGACGGATAGGTATCCTTACCACAGTTTGCAATACCTAGCAGGTTGGCTTGACTGTCAGAGCCAGCTAGTGAAGTTGTTCCTGGAGGTTCTATGATTGGTTCTATGTCAATGGTGAAACTGGTCATGATTGTTACTTTGGATTTGATCCAGCTCATGTAGAATGCAACATCAGTAAAAATAACATAGCTATCTGCTGCCACGGTGAGAGTATCTGGGCTAGCTTAAGTGTTACTGACTATTCCGCGTAGAACCCAGGTCGAGCCCATCCGCAAGAATAATCCACCTCCACTGTCTCCTTGGGCGGCATGAGTTCCATTGCGATAACCAGCACAGAACGTTTTGGACTCGAAGTAAAACTTGCTGAAATGATTCCTATCACTCTCAATGCACTCCCTGCGGGACACAATCGGAGCCGTTGCCTCGTTCAAATCTTGTGGCAGTTTGTAGTCCTCGTTTAGCCCCCACCCTACTATGTATCCTACTTGTGAGACTATTTTGCTCAACTGAGTATCACCCTGCCATAGGCAAATGGGTTGTATGTAATTATTGTAGGTGATTTCACTGTACAACTTCAGCAACGCGATGTCATTTTCGAAGGTGACTACGTCATACTCTTCGTGACGTATGATCAGGTCAACGTCGTGTTGTTGTACATGGCTCTCCGGTGAATTTAGATTGCTTAAGCCCACTTTTATAAACACACGGTTTGCCGAGAGTTTTTGTCTTTCATTCGGATCAATCGTACAATGAGCTGCTGTTATCACAAACTGTTCCGTCATAATCGTCACTCCACAAACATAGACAGTCGCACCTTTTCTGTATCGATGAAACATGGCACCATGCCAAGGCCACGAACCGGCCAACGCTTTGTACCCATTGGCAATCAGCTGTTGCGCAACCGTCTTCTTTTCTCCGCAGTTTCCCGCTGAAACGAGAACGATCAATGAAGTTCACCTTTGACCTTACAATGAAACAACCTACCAGCTTCCGCTGACTGAGAGCCGAACGAAATCAACGCCAACGCCAAATGGACAAATACAAACCCTCTCATGATCGACAGTAGACTGATCTCCCAAACGGTTTTGGCTCGATGTGCAACAACTCGCGCAGCGATGATCCAAACAtaaaattccggggaattccctTCTTGAATCGTCGAGATAGTAGCGGCGTTGATCAACCGGTATGCAGAGTCCGCAGCCGATAAGGTGCGTACCACATGCTGATTACTGTCGCGCGCTTCTTCTCCCATATGACGTTTCACAACAAAGTAAATCTGCCTTCGAAAAGAATCATTTCCTAGTACGAGGGAATTCCACGACGCCGCCAACAATCGATCGATCGATGGCTCTGGGTGCTGTTCTGCGGGGAGACCTGTTCCTCCGGTCACCGTCCATCATCagtatgtgtgtgtgcgtgtaaAGCTGTGCGATCGCGGCGGTACTGAAACCGATACGCTGATAACCGTTTGCATATGATCGAGGAACAAGACTTATGGTGATAAGCACCAACGCGTCCTAGCCGCGATTTAATCTAGGTTTTACCAAATCCGAGATTTAATTTAATACCCCGTTCGGTAAGCACCAAAGTCGGTATTAAAGTGTCAGGACGCAGCCAATTCATACGCAACATAGAAAAGTGAGTAAATGTGTGCGTGAAAGAATCATCGTATGGAAAGGAATGTGAACAGGGTTGCCACATATACAGAATAatctgtattttacagatttttacgGATTTTTTCGATACAGAATCTGTATATACAGAATTACAGATTTTTTGACAATTTGGAAACTATACAGATTTTACAGATATGTATAcagattttctagaaaataataaagatttaaacagatttttgagaaaaaataaaaatataagtttTAGTTATTGCTCAAAACAATACCTTCAGCTTGGCAATGTTATAATTACTTGGGTTTATTATGGTTATCTGTTGATTTTTTGCCTctatctcaaaaatggctaatgcagatttaaaatacagattttttgctGCCAAatacagatatacagattttttacgaaaaatataCAGATATAAATGTGGCAACCCTGAATGTGAATAAAAACAACTGATCGcagattgtttttgttttgatgcaAATTGTGTGCACCACACTGCTGCAGCGAATTGAACCAGCAAGGAAGGAATCAGCAGGAAGCGGCATTTTTTCTGGTTGATTGAAGCAAACGGATTTCCAGCTATCAATGCTGTTCGGCGCAGCGGAAGAATAATTGGATGGACATCCCGGCGAAATAATAATGGTGATTTTTTGTACagtacccgaccatcaaacagaaaaccaaatcgaccacgttctaatcgacggtaaattcttctcagatataaccaacgtccgcacataccgcagtgcgaatatagattcggatcactacttagtcgctgtatgcatgcgctcaaaactttcgacagttatcaccacgcgtcgaagtcgaacgccgcggctcaacatcgagcaacttcgtaacgtagaagtggctcaagactacgcgcagcagttagcagtggccctaccaacggaagagcagcttggcgcagctacacttgaagatggctggagggacatccgatccgccataggtagtacctcggctacagcactaggcttcgcgactccggatcacagaaacgactggtacgacggcgaatgtgaacagttgaaaaacgagaagaatgcagcatgggcgagaatgctgcaacaccgtacgagagcgaatgaggcacgttacaaacaggcgcggaacaggcagaactcagtcttccggatgaggaagcgccagcaggaagaacgagatcgcgaagcgatggaagagctgtaccgcgctaaggtcacacgaaagttctacgagaagctgaaccgctcgcgcagaggctttgtgccacatgccgacatgtgccgagataatcacgggaatattctcacgagcgagcgtgaggtggtcgagaggtggcggcagcatcacgatgagcacctcaatggcgacgttgcaagtaccgaaggtggcgtggtaacagatctaggagtatgtgcacaggacgaaagacttccggcccctgaccttcaagagattgaggaggaggttggccggttgaaaaacaacaaagccgctggagcagatcaactaccaagcgagcttctaaaatacggtggagaaacactggtgagagcactacactgggtcattaccaagatttgggaggaggaagtattaccggaggaatggatggaaggtatcgtgtgtcccatctataaaaagggcgacaagttggattgcgggaactatcgcgcgatcacactactgagcgctgcctacaagatactctctcaaattttatgccgccgtctatcaccgattgcaagagagttcgtggggcaatatcaggctggatttatgggtgaacgcgctacaacggaccagatgttcgccatccgccaggtgttgcagaaatgccgcgaatacaacgtgcccacacatcacttgttcatcgatttcaaatcggcgtatgatacaatcgatcgagaacagctatggcagattatgcacgaatacggattcccggataaactgatacggttgatcaaggcgacgatggatcgagtgatgtgcgtagttcgagtatcagggacactctcgagtccctttgaatctcgcagagggttacggcaaggtgatggtctttcgtgcttgctgttcaacattgctttggagggtgtaataagaagagcggggataaacacgagtgggacgattttcacgaggtccgttcagctgcttgatttcgccaatgatattgatattattgctcgtaaatttgagacgatggcggaaacgtacattcgactaaagagtgaagccaggcgaatcggattagtcattaatgtgtcgaagacaaagtacatgatggcaaagggctccagggaggaatcaccgagcccgccaccccgaattcatatcgacggtgatgaaatcgaggcggttgaagaattcgtgtacttgggctcactggtgaccgacgacaacgacaccagcagagaaattcagaggcgcattgtggcaggaaatcgtgcctactttggactccgcagaactctacgatcgaataaagttcgccgtaacacgaagttaaccatctacaaaacgttgattagaccggtcgtcctctatgggcacgaaacatggaccctacgtgcagaggaccaacgcgcccttggagttttcgaacggaaggtgttgcgtaccatctacggcggagtgcagatggaagacgggacttggagaaggcgaatgaaccacgagcttcatcagctgctgggagaaccaaccatcgtccataccgcgaaaatcgggaggctacggtgggcgggtcacgtcatcaggatgtcggatagcaacccgattaaaatggttctcgagagtcatccgaccggtacaagaagacgtggagcgcagcgagctaggtgggtcgaccaagtggaggacgatctgcggaccctacgcagagtgcggaactggagacaaacagccatggaccgagtggaatggaggcggctactatgtacagcagaggccaccccggccttagcctgaccggtaagggggcgtccataaatgacgtagcttttttaaagcgatttttaataccccccccccctcccccctcgtagcatttcgtcacaaactcaggtacccccctctataaataacgtagcttgttaaacaacccccccccccttagcaaaattttcatgtaaaaaaaatcttgaacttagctgtgatttcaattttaacttgtatgttaataaatattataaaacaaaaaatatagcaagaaaacattgccgactgccaggttcagatcgggggctgtccattaattacgtaagggaatttttgcgatttttcgacaccccctcccccccttgtaagattttttgtatgagaacctaaaaatttttgtatggcgcgtaagatttttcaaatcccccctccccccataaacccttacgtaattaatggacagcccctcgccgacatcaagaccataggtgcgaccagtggagattatcaccaaagctaatgactcaatatcgttctgcttgatgtcgaagaacaggaaattgatgctcccaataccatattagtctagaagctcttccgaagatgttagtttgctcactaataaatctattaagaatatTGAATTCACCTcgacattcgaaggaccctgcaggagtttcttctaaaattcttacagcagattattttgaaattcttcatgaagtttcttttgggattcccatttttgacaatgtctccctttttagttcctccagcactttcttctaggatttctccaaggatttttttttggattccattagagaattcctccatattgtatttcttcaggggttccttcaaagatccctccaataagTCATTCCGGAGTTCcatcttagattcctccaaaagctccttctgagattttcccaggagtttttttataaggtttttctaaaagtttatacattttttccttcaggagttctttcatggtTTCTTCTCCtgtcttccaccagcagtttcttaagACATCTCTACAGGggttttaaccggaatttcttttgagattccatcagaacttctttctgtgtggaagaaagaagttcctttcgggatttctccaggagttccttcttagtttccttcaggatttcactcagatattcattccaaaaTCTCGGCAGGTAACCCctccggtattctttcaaaaccctcctaggagttgctgggattcttctgggattccttgaggacttccttctaggatttatccaggattttttcccggaactccttcagtaactttttccggcatccctccattcactccatccagaattcctccaggatatcttaaaaatctgcgaggaatccctttacggattcctcccatagttgcttctgaaattcctccaggattttctttcttagatttcaccaggagttacatCCAGAtaatctttatttatttatttatttattttcaccgTCTTCAGCTGGGCTGTACAGACTGATTTAATACTTAATTATATACTATTCCTAATAATGTTCTTAAAACGAGTTATACTTATATTAAAGTCAAAACAATCAACATCATTAAGTGCATTGAAACATCGCTCTAACGGATTGTTTTGGCCGTAAACTGTATGATGCCGAGCAATCATGAATGAAGTTCGCTGGCGTGTTCGGCGCGCAGGTACAAAGAAACGCGCTTGCTGAAGAAGCTCTGGGCAGTCAATCCTGTTGCTAAGCACATCGTACGCAAACATTCTTTGTAGATACAAGCGGCGCGTGCGCAATGGCTCCAGTCTTATAAGTTGACATCGGTCGTTGTACGGTGGCAGCTGCAGTGGGTCAGACCACGGCAGTCTCCGTAGAGCAAAGCGAACGAAGCACCGTTGGACCCTTTCTATACGTCCGATTTGAGTTTCCGTATACGGAGCCCAGATTTGAACCGCATACTCGAGAATGCTTCGGACGAGTGAACAGTAAACAGTTTTTAAGGCGTACGCATCACGGAACTCAGACGCATTCCGTCGGATGAACCCAAGCACAGCAAAAGCCTTAGCGGTTGTCGAGGTCACGTGGTTGTTAAAGCTTAACTTGCTGTCCATAATTACTCAAAGATCCTTGATGGAGTTCACTCGTTCCAGCGCTATCCCATTTGCTCTGTAATCAAAAGTCAACAGCGTTTGCGACTTGCTGAAACTAATTAGCTTACACTTGATCGCGTTCAGTTCCATTGCGTTTGAAGCACACCAAGCAGCCACAGCGTTGAAATCTTGTTGCAAGGCTGCACAATCTACCAGTGAGCTAATGATCCGGTATATCTTAAGATCGTCGGCGTACATgaggtgatgtgagtttattcggTAGCTCAGATCATTAACGAATAACACGAATATCAGTGGTCCTAGATGGCTTCCTTGGGGGACGCCTGAAGGTGTCGGAAAACGAGATGACGCTACGGATTTCAGTTTAACATATGCGGATCTATCACGTAGGTAGGAACGTAACCAGGTTATAAGCCAATCAGGAAATCCTAATCTATCGAGCTTCCTTAGAGTTAGGTCATGCGGGACTTTATCGAACGCTTTGGAAAAGTCCACATACACACTGTCTACTTGCAAGCGCTTTTCCAAGCTAGAGTTAAGTAAACTAGTGTACGCCATCAGGTTGGTTGTAGTGGAGCGGTGTTTGACGAAACCGTGCTGGTACATGCGAGATTATGGGCATGGCAGCGAGGTACAGTTTTTCGTGAACCAATAGTTCTAGTGTCTTAGCAAGGCAGCAAAGAATCGAAATTGGCCGGTAGTTTTCAACATTGTGGATATTGCCTGCTTTGTGAATTGGCGTAACGGCGGACTCCTTCCACAAATCTGGAAACACGGCTTCCGACAGCGACAGATTAAACAATCGGCAAACAGGTAGAGCAAGGACGTCTGCACAGCGGTTGATAAAAACGGGGGGAAGCTTATCCGATCCAGGACCTTTGGAAGGATCTACATCTTTAAGTGCCATGGTTACATCTGCTACGGTAAATGTAGGGCGCGGGAAATTAATGTTGTACGACGGCAGGGAATTCAAAACTTCGACAGAATCTGCGGGGGAGCCCGGACTATATACTGATTTGAAGAAATCAGCATCTTCCGTGATTCCCcgaagttattttcgggattccttcagaaattccttacgggattctttcaattatttcttccgtgctttcttctgtaattaaaccaggagttctgacaatctacaaatatctccttctaagattcttccacaagtttatgcaagatttctccgaaagcttcatttagaattgctccaggtactcctcacggaatttcttttgaaatttctctatttcctttcaaaattgtcccaggagttccttccgaagttcttctggaagttccttcagggattccttctgagattcctccagatccttttggaatgttttcaaaagttttttttctgggattcgcagtaggaattcctgtggaaatgttatccttctcctgttggggaaacctgtaAAGAACACAATC contains the following coding sequences:
- the LOC109402528 gene encoding LOW QUALITY PROTEIN: polyserase-2 (The sequence of the model RefSeq protein was modified relative to this genomic sequence to represent the inferred CDS: substituted 1 base at 1 genomic stop codon) produces the protein MGEEARDSNQHVVRTLSAADSAYRLINAATISTIQEGNSPEFYVWIIAARVVAHRAKTVWEISLLSIMRGFVFVHLALALISFGSQSAEAAGNCGEKKTVAQQLIANGYKALAGSWPWHGAMFHRYRKGATVYVCGVTIMTEQFVITAAHCTIDPNERQKLSANRVFIKVGLSNLNSPESHVQQHDVDLIIRHEEYDVVTFENDIALLKLYSEITYNNYIQPICLWQGDTQLSKIVSQVGYIVGWGLNEDYKLPQDLNEATAPIVSRRECIESDRNHFSKFYFESKTFCAGYRNGTHAAQGDSGGGLFLRMGSTWVLRGIVSNTXASPDTLTVAADSYVIFTDVAFYMSWIKSKVTIMTSFTIDIEPIIEPPGTTSLAGSDSQANLLGIANCGKDTYPSGTPEEVKGYLNQYPWLAVVEYINMNTRVLEDVCHGVLIHPSFLVTAAHCVQKKRLSVIRSVRLNDYRLDTVTDIFKIDGKTISTTATRIPVRGISIHPDYDTPKFANSIALIKLDKPTTTTPICLAPRDATDLPRDKKFTIIGWKRSNRPEKPMIRNVVQLASFADCRSKYAGEKLVLDSSGGQVCSTYSHDDDSSSCSHYLGSAPFQYVKNGPFEGRYFLAAISSFGHSNCKRDEYPDVFTNVAHYSDWLYEKVKQNE